Within Triticum dicoccoides isolate Atlit2015 ecotype Zavitan chromosome 1B, WEW_v2.0, whole genome shotgun sequence, the genomic segment GTATTTGTTAGGTAATAATATGATTTCTTTATGTTGTTTGCCAAAATTCAGAACTAAACTTTTGCTGTATATTTGCTTGCTGTATGTGCTGCAAACTGTAAGATTGTAGGCGTACATGTATACATGTATTTGTTAAACTAACAACCTTATGACTGCAAATaccatttaaacaaacaacaaCCCCTTGTTCTATGGAATACCTATTTTTATTGCCAAGCAAGCCCCATTTTTTTGCGGTTGTAGCCACCTGATCACTAACCTGAATGAGTAGACATTATTTAAGGACTTGCCTCCTTTCACGTCTCCACAGATGCAATTTTTTTCCAAGCAGCCCTAAGGTAGCTTTTAAGATTGTTCTAAAAAACTGGTACTATTTTAGATTAAAGGCGGCCAAGGCCAAGGAGTACAAGAGTGACGTGCTGAACCCCTCCGCGGAGGAGTTTGTGCTGCTCTCCCGCCACCAGGGGGACGGCACACGCCGCCTGTCGGCCGACGCGCCCGTCTTTGTCTCGCCCGCGATCGACTACTATGTTCCTCCGTCCATCGACTCTGTCCGTGCAGGTGGCCAGTTTCCTTCCGCCCCAACCTTCTCCACTATCTTCCCAACGTAAGTAGTTCATTTGGTTAATCTGTTTTGCGTTTTGACATGCATCATTTGTCGCAGACTGCTAGATCGATGCTACTTccgttattattattttttattgccTAAGTGCTGAACAAGCACTCTTGCATTGGAGATGCCCTGATTAGCTTCTTCTACAAATTTGTCCCAATGCAATTAGCAGGCTAGCATATTTGAAAAATGAAATTTTTAATGACATATAGCAGGATATGCATGTATTCCTACTCCTATCTTATATGGACAAATAGATCTAACAGCTGGCTTGCTTGCTTGTAGTGGTACATGTGTGATCTTCATGGAGCTAGCCATCATTGGATTTGGTAATACATAATCACTTATTCAGAGAGCCCAATGTGAGAAGGGACGAGCATCTAGAACACCACCACCAGTGAGCTAATATCTGTCTTTGAATGAGTTACTTAACAAGAGAAGGCAGGTAGCAATAGAACACGTGCAATCTCAATGTTTACTAATTATGTATTTCTGAATTTATTCGTTCTCAGCTGCTCTGAATCTgggtgttttgcttgctgctttgtAGGAGTTTCCTACCTTTCTTATGCAAATCTGGAATGCCTTTATGGCATGATCATGTGAAAGAAGTACCTTGATGCAGTAATGGATTTGATTATCACTGGTTACTCTATTTTCACGAATTACTATCCAACTATAAGTCTGTTCTATACCCTAAGGCCCATGTAAATCTGATAGAAGATTAAGCTATTTAATTTTAACTAAAAAGGATAATATTCTTTCAGTCGCTTGAACTGTCTAGACCTGAAAAATACTTATACTTTGAAAGCTTGATATATGAGTATGTAATTTTACAGGTATGTAGATAGCCGACAATGTTATTGTTCAAATGTACTCGAGCCAGGTTTTCGGTGTTTCATTGCAAccaaaagaattggtaatattgtttTGACGAAAACAGGTCGCACTTGTCGGTGTTGTAGTGGCATAGGAAATTTTCCCCTAAGATCCACTATGAAGTTGATTGAAAGTCCATTTTCCCTAAGATCCACTATGACAATGAAAAAGATTTCTGAAAACTGTGTAACCATAAATGTTCCATCATTGTCCACAACAGTCCCATGCCATATTAATTTCAGAAGAATAAATTCTTATTCAGATGTTCATTGTGTTTTTATTTACTGCTATATCTAAAAAAGCAAGTTTCAGCTAAAACCAGAGCCGTGGTTAAGATACTCTTCGCACctaggatatgtgtatatgtttgcaatgtcttgagcttgctttggtttttcttgaagaggaaagggtgatgcagcaataatagcgtaagtatttccatcaggttttcagaaccaaggtatcaatccagtatgaggctcctcagaagtcccatgcacctacacaaacaaacaaagaactcgcaaccaacgcaataaaggggttgtcaaccccttcatggctacttgcgaaagtgagatctaatagagatagtatgataagataaatatttttttggtattttataatatagatgcaaaaagtaaagatgcaaataaaagtagattggaagcaaatatgataagagatagacccgggggccataggtttcactagtggcttctctcaagatagcgtaagtattacggtgggtgaacaaattactgtcgagcaattgatagaaaagcgaatagttatgagattatctaggcatgatcatgtatataggcatcacgtccgcaacaagtagaccgactcctgcctgcatctactactattactccacacatcgaccgactcctgcatgcatctagagtattaagttcataagaacagagtaacgcattaagcaagatgacacgatgtagaggaataaactcaaggaatatgatataaaccccatcttgttatcctcgatggcaacaatacaatacgtgccttgcaaccctttctgtcactgggtaaggacaccgcaagattgaacccaaagctaagcacttctcccatggcaagaaagatcaatctagtaggccaaaccaaactgatagttcgaagagacttgcaaagataactcaatcatacataaaagaattcagagaagattcaaatattattcatagataaacttgatcataaacccacaattcatcggatctcgacaaacacaccaaaaaaagagtttacatcgaatagatctccacaagagagggggagaacattgtattgagatccaaaaagagagaagaagccatctagctaataactatggacccgtaggtctgtggtaaactactcacaactcatcggatgggcaaggatgttgatgtagaagacctccatggttgattctccctccggcggagcgccgacgaaggctccaagatgggatctcgcggatacaaaaggttacgatggtggaaattgtgtttcgtcttctccctggatgttttcggggtacgtaggcttatataggaggaagaagtacgtcggtggacgcccgaggggcccacgagacagggggcgcgccctataggggggcgcaccctcctatctcgtggaggcttcggcagcttcttgacttgcactccaagtccactggatcacgttcgttccaaaaatcacgcacccgaaggtttcattcggtttggactccgtttgatattccttttcttcgaaatactgaaataggcaaaaaaacagcaatacgggctgggcctccggttagtaggttagtcccaaaaatgatataaatgtgtaaaaataaagcccataaacatccaaaaggggtaatataatagcatggaacaataaaaaattatagatacgttggagacgtatcaagcatccccaagcttaattcctgctcgtcctcgagtaggtaaatgataaaaagagaatttttgatgtggaatgctacctagcataattctcaatgtaattttatttattgtagcatgaatgttctgatccaaatgatacaaaataa encodes:
- the LOC119340459 gene encoding uncharacterized protein LOC119340459 isoform X2, translating into MRRRGCVDVHEISNPVQKCFIEVILKAAKAKEYKSDVLNPSAEEFVLLSRHQGDGTRRLSADAPVFVSPAIDYYVPPSIDSVRAGGQFPSAPTFSTIFPTGTCVIFMELAIIGFGNT
- the LOC119340459 gene encoding uncharacterized protein LOC119340459 isoform X1; translation: MLPEPCMPTIINIPYYSCSSDPNNLFGLAFDIKHKYRQREDEVKPQHRKVSWYQTIMRRRGCVDVHEISNPVQKCFIEVILKAAKAKEYKSDVLNPSAEEFVLLSRHQGDGTRRLSADAPVFVSPAIDYYVPPSIDSVRAGGQFPSAPTFSTIFPTGTCVIFMELAIIGFGNT